A part of Primulina eburnea isolate SZY01 chromosome 10, ASM2296580v1, whole genome shotgun sequence genomic DNA contains:
- the LOC140842638 gene encoding UMP-CMP kinase 3-like: protein METFVDAAKKDANGSVQNKSVTVVFVLGGPGSGKGTQCANIVEHFGYTHLSAGDLLRAEIKSGSENGTLIDNMIKEGKIVPSEVTIKLLQRAIQENGNDKFLIDGFPRNEENRAAFESVTGIEPEFVLFFDCSEEEMERRLLNRNQGRVDDNIETIRKRFKVFLDSSLPVIEYYNAKGKVRKIDAAKPIEGVFESVRSVFTVSGDKVAA, encoded by the exons ATGGAGACTTTTGTTGATGCTGCAAAAAAG GATGCAAATGGAAGTGTACAAAACAAGAGTGTGACAGTTGTTTTTGTCCTGG GTGGCCCTGGAAGTGGGAAGGGCACTCAATGTGCAAATATTGTCGAACATTTTGGATATACCCATCTTAGTGCGGGTGATCTTCTCCGAGCAGAGATAAAATCCGGTTCCGAAAATGG GACTTTGATTGATAACATGATCAAGGAGGGAAAGATCGTACCTTCAGAGGTGACAATTAAGCTTCTTCAAAGAGCAATACAGGAAAATGGAAATGACAAGTTTCTTATTGATGGTTTCCCTCGGAATGAGGAGAATCGTGCGGCATTTGAGTCTGTT ACAGGAATTGAGCCAGAATTTGTACTTTTCTTTGATTGCTCGGAAGAGGAAATGGAGAGGCGCCTGTTGAACAGGAACCAG GGTAGAGTAGACGATAACATTGAGACAATAAGGAAGAGGTTCAAGGTCTTCTTGGATTCTAGTCTCCCTGTCATTGAGTATTATAACGCAAAAGGAAAAGTTAGAAAG ATTGACGCTGCAAAGCCAATTGAAGGAGTTTTCGAGTCAGTCAGATCAGTTTTCACTGTATCAGGCGACAAG GTTGCTGCGTAA
- the LOC140803699 gene encoding aluminum-activated malate transporter 8-like, which translates to METINPSNQDIKHGIVSCTHDYLKGAVTTLRSRSVEFANTTKLIGEDDPRRIVHSMKVGLALTLVSLLYYFRPLYDGFGEAGMWAILTVVVVFEYTVGGTLSKSLNRSCATMVAGALGIGAEYLANLCGKRGEPVVLAISVFVLATTATFTRFYPSVKRKCDYGVTIFILTFALVAVSGFRVAEILQLAHQRLSTILIGGATCMILSIFVCPVWAGQDLHDQVATDIEKLASYLDGFGGEYFYSPGDNNDKSFLQGYKSVLGSKTNRESLANFAWWEPGHGGFRFNHPWKQYLKIGAFASECACHIKALDGYRLLINFMQAASEICRKLQKPCTTMSSESAKVLKDLASAMKILKFPSSAIQTHVQNSKSAADEFESILKNISQPQQDIQEMMQLLAIASMLIDIIKRVDEISGSVHELSQKAGFQNKHLGTFMSHVNDIYTVAYHARWLSCGE; encoded by the exons ATGGAGACGATCAACCCATCAAATCAAGATATTAAGCATGGAATTGTATCATGCACGCATGACTATCTTAAAGGCGCGGTCACGACTTTAAGGTCGAGATCAGTCGAGTTTGCGAATACGACAAAATTAATCGGAGAAGATGATCCAAGAAGAATTGTACACTCGATGAAAGTTGGATTGGCTCTTACATTAGTATCTTTGTTATACTACTTTAGGCCTCTATATGATGGATTTGGAGAGGCAGGGATGTGGGCTATTCTGACCGTCGTCGTCGTGTTCGAATATACAGTCG GTGGAACACTATCAAAAAGCTTGAACAGAAGTTGTGCAACAATGGTAGCTGGCGCATTAGGAATTGGAGCCGAGTACTTGGCCAATCTCTGTGGCAAGAGGGGAGAACCCGTCGTTCTTGCAATTTCGGTTTTTGTCCTAG CAACAACGGCTACGTTTACGCGATTTTACCCGAGTGTGAAGAGGAAATGCGACTATGGAGTAACTATATTTATCTTGACCTTCGCCCTGGTGGCGGTCTCGGGTTTCCGGGTGGCCGAAATCCTGCAACTGGCGCATCAAAGGTTGTCAACAATTCTCATTGGCGGGGCAACTTGCATGATATTATCCATATTCGTTTGCCCCGTTTGGGCGGGTCAAGATCTGCATGACCAGGTTGCTACAGATATTGAAAAGCTTGCTTCATACTTGGATG GTTTTGGGGGAGAATATTTTTATTCTCCAGGTGATAACAATGACAAGTCATTCCTCCAGGGCTATAAAAGCGTACTTGGTTCCAAAACTAACAGGGAATCTCTG GCAAATTTTGCTTGGTGGGAGCCTGGGCACGGGGGTTTTAGATTCAATCATCCATGGAaacaatatttgaagattggTGCCTTTGCCAGTGAGTGTGCCTGTCATATCAAAGCTCTTGATGGATATCGCT TATTGATAAATTTTATGCAGGCTGCATCAGAAATTTGCAGGAAACTCCAAAAGCCATGCACAACTATGAGCTCAGAATCTGCCAAAGTCCTGAAAGATTTAGCCTCCGCCATGAAAATCCTTAAATTTCCATCGTCAGCTATCCAAACCCACGTTCAAAATTCCAAATCCGCGGCCGATGAGTTTGAATCCATCCTCAAAAACATCTCTCAACCTCAACAAGATATCCAAGAAATGATGCAACTACTCGCGATTGCCTCCATGCTCATCGACATCATTAAGCGTGTCGATGAAATCTCTGGATCTGTCCACGAACTTTCCCAAAAAGCCGGTTTCCAAAACAAACATCTTGGGACATTTATGAGTCATGTTAACGATATATACACGGTCGCATACCATGCACGATGGTTGTCTTGTGGCGAATGA
- the LOC140842640 gene encoding digalactosyldiacylglycerol synthase 1, chloroplastic-like has protein sequence MNFKPLEPRSASSAGASSGTRGSVVTAEKALSFISKGWREVRSSADADLQLIKNRANSFKNIADREFENFLNSASKSQFSVPTITASATMSPAPYAEMDFVKKLKPKISEIRRAYSSPDFKFYPRPQIKLDLPAIRDAIVSEVDEEDERERFGSWSRVRFKDSEREEGQHGESWEPIKTLKSRLRELEQKSSSEIIEGIRNSEFVEKLKSSLKSICKETNESKDVPPLDVPELLACLIRQSSHLLDQLGINKGISDKIVESLCSKRKSQLVFRSIPSGESSIVESENINDELDLRIASVVQSTGHCYEGGFWSDVGKNDVSDKKRHVAIVTTASLPWMTGTAVNPLFRAAYLAKSEEQNVTLLVPWLSRSDQELVYPNNLTFSSPEEQESYIHRWLEERVGFKADFKISFYPGKFSKSRRSIIPAGDTSQFISSKEADIAILEEPEHLNWYHHGKRWTDKFNHVVGIVHTNYLEYIRRERNGVLQAFFVKHINNWVVRAYCHKVLRLSAATQDLPKSVICNVHGVNPKFLKIGEKVAAEKESGQQTFSKGAYFLGKMVWAKGYKELIDLLATHRTDLNGFNLDVYGNGEDAHEVQSTAKKFNLNVNFMKGIDHADDSLNGYKIFINPSISDVLCTATAEALAMGKFVVCADHPSNEFFRSFPNCLTYKTPEDFVAKVKEAMANEPQPLTTEQIYNLSWEAATQRFMEYSELDKVLNNTHNTYTQGNNNSDIKKSTSLPNVSGMVDGSLAFAHHCLTGNEFLRLCTGAIPGTRDYNRQHCEDLHLLPPQVENPIYGW, from the exons ATGAATTTCAAGCCGCTGGAGCCGCGCTCAGCCTCATCGGCTGGGGCGTCATCCGGAACGAGAGGCTCGGTTGTGACGGCGGAGAAAGCTCTCTCCTTCATATCCAAGGGTTGGCGGGAGGTCCGCTCCTCAGCCGACGCCGACCTGCAGCTGATAAAGAACCGAGCCAATTCCTTTAAAAATATAGCCGACAGAGAATTCGAGAATTTTCTCAACTCGGCTTCGAAATCACAGTTCAGTGTTCCCACGATTACCGCGTCTGCTACCATGAGCCCCGCTCCGTATGCGGAAATGGACTTTGTGAAGAAGCTGAAGCCGAAGATTTCGGAAATAAGGCGGGCCTATTCGTCTCCGGATTTCAAGTTTTATCCGCGGCCGCAGATTAAGCTTGATTTGCCTGCAATTAGGGACGCGATCGTTTCGGAGGTGGATGAGGAGGATGAGAGAGAGAGGTTTGGGAGCTGGAGTAGGGTTAGGTTTAAGGACAGTGAAAGAGAGGAGGGACAACACGGGGAATCATGGGAACCTATAAAGACCTTGAAGTCGAGGCTCAGAGAGTTGGAGCAAAAGAGTTCGAGTGAGATCATAGAGGGAATAAGGAACAGCGAGTTCGTGGAGAAATTAAAGTCAAGTTTG AAATCAATTTGCAAGGAGACAAATGAGTCAAAG GATGTTCCACCCCTGGACGTGCCAGAACTGCTAGCATGTTTAATTAGGCAGTCTAGTCACTTACTGGATCAACTCGGTATTAATAAAG GAATATCAGACAAGATAGTGGAAAGCCTGTGCAGCAAACGCAAAAGTCAACTTGTTTTTCGTTCGATACCTTCTGGAGAGTCGTCTATTGTTGAAAGTGAGAACATCAATGATGAGTTAGATTTAAGGATAGCTAGTGTTGTGCAAAGTACAGGGCATTGCTATGAAGGTGGCTTTTGGAGTGATGTAGGAAAAAATGATGTTTCTGATAAGAAGAGGCACGTGGCAATTGTCACCACTGCCAGTCTTCCTTGGATGACAGGAACAGCTGTAAATCCGCTCTTCCGAGCTGCATATTTAGCAAAATCAGAGGAGCAGAATGTTACACTCTTGGTTCCATGGCTTTCCAGATCAGATCAAGAGCTCGTTTATCCCAATAATCTTACTTTTAGCTCCCCCGAGGAGCAGGAAAGTTATATACATCGTTGGCTTGAGGAAAGGGTTGGTTTTAAGGCTGACTTCAAGATATCATTTTACCCTGGAAAG TTCTCAAAATCAAGGCGGAGTATTATACCAGCTGGAGATACATCTCAGTTTATATCATCAAAAGAAGCTGACATTGCAATCCTTGAAGAACCAGAACATTTGAACTGGTATCATCATGGGAAACGGTGGACAGATAAATTCAACCACGTGGTTGGCATTGTTCACACAAATTATTTGGAATACATCAGAAGAGAGAGGAATGGTGTGCTCCAAGCTTTTTTTGTCAAACACATAAACAATTGGGTTGTGAGAGCTTACTGTCACAAG GTTCTCCGCCTTTCTGCTGCAACTCAGGATTTGCCTAAGTCTGTAATTTGCAATGTTCATGGTGTAAATCCAAAGTTCTTAAAGATTGGAGAGAAGGTAGCTGCTGAAAAGGAGTCTGGACAGCAGACCTTTTCAAAGGGAGCATATTTCTTAGGCAAGATGGTTTGGGCAAAAGGGTACAAGGAGCTTATAGATTTGCTAGCAACACACAGAACAGATCTTAACGGCTTCAACTTGGATGTATATGGCAATGGAGAGGATGCTCATGAAGTCCAGAGCACTGCCAAAAAGTTCAATCTAAATGTCAACTTTATGAAAGGCATAGACCATGCAGATGATTCCCTTAATGG TTACAAGATCTTTATTAACCCAAGCATCAGTGACGTACTCTGCACGGCTACAGCTGAGGCCCTCGCCATGGGTAAATTTGTTGTTTGTGCGGACCACCCATCGAACGAGTTCTTCAGGTCATTCCCCAACTGTTTGACATACAAAACGCCGGAAGACTTTGTTGCGAAAGTGAAAGAAGCTATGGCCAACGAACCCCAGCCTCTCACCACCGAGCAAATCTACAACCTTTCATGGGAAGCCGCCACTCAGAGATTCATGGAATATTCAGAGCTTGACAAGGTCTTGAACAACACACACAACACATATACCCAAGGAAATAACAATAGTGATATTAAAAAATCAACCTCATTGCCGAACGTGTCTGGAATGGTAGATGGATCATTGGCTTTTGCCCATCATTGTCTCACCGGAAACGAGTTTCTTAGGTTGTGTACGGGTGCGATCCCTGGTACGAGGGACTACAACAGGCAGCATTGCGAAGATCTTCATCTCTTGCCACCACAGGTAGAGAACCCGATTTATGGTTGGTAG